A genomic window from Macaca thibetana thibetana isolate TM-01 chromosome 16, ASM2454274v1, whole genome shotgun sequence includes:
- the ANKRD13B gene encoding ankyrin repeat domain-containing protein 13B, with protein sequence MQLRGAGGCGRASLRRRPRGPRPVRPRARCGRLLPPSSRVFVCGGVGGERESAPRCRVPAPSQGGWGPLRATRRRRRRRLARTPVARAARTAPGAPPPPAAARTCPSRSPASKQRRPPAPRPRAPAPAPSLLPGRAPRPRHEERAMIPANASARKGPEGKYPLHYLVWYNRHRELEKEVRAGQVDIEQLDPRGRTPLHLATTLGHLECARVLLAHGADVGRENRSGWTVLQEAVSTRDLELVQLVLRYRDYQRVVKRLAGIPVLLEKLRKAQDFYVEMKWEFTSWVPLVSKICPSDTYKVWKSGQNLRVDTTLLGFDHMTWQRGNRSFVFRGQDTSAVVMEIDHDRRVVYTETLALAGQDRELLLAAAQPTEEQVLSRLTAPVVTTQLDTKNISFERNKTGILGWRSEKTEMVNGYEAKVYGASNVELITRTRTEHLSEQHKGKVKGCKTPLQSFLGIAEQHGGPQNGTLITQTLSQANPTAITAEEYFNPNFELGNRDMGRPMELTTKTQKFKAKLWLCEEHPLSLCEQVAPIIDLMAVSNALFAKLRDFITLRLPPGFPVKIEIPIFHILNARITFGNLNGCDEPVPSVRGSPSSETPSPGSDSSSVSSSSSTTSCRGCEISPALFEAPRGYSVMGGQREAATRDDDDDLLQFAIQQSLLEAGSEYDQVTIWEALTNSKPGTHPMSYEGRRQDRSAPPTPQRQPAPPASVPSPRPSSGPGSSGHVFRSYDEQLRLAMELSAQEQEERRRRARQEEEELERILRLSLTEQ encoded by the exons ATGCAGCTGCGGGGAGCAGGGGGCTGCGGGCGCGCGTCCCTGCGGCGGCGTCCCCGGGGCCCGCGCCCCGTGCGCCCCCGCGCCCGCTGCGGGCGCCTGCTCCCTCCGTCGAGCCGCGTCTTTGTGTGCGGGGGTGTGGGAGGCGAGCGCGAGTCCGCGCCGCGCTGCCGAGTGCCCGCTCCCTCCCAGGGCGGGTGGGGGCCTCTCCGCGCcacccgccgccgccgccgccgccgcctcgcgAGGACGCCCGTCGCCCGCGCCGCCCGCACCGCGCCGGGCGCGCCGCCCCCGCCCGCCGCCGCTCGCACATGCCCGAGCCGCAGCCCCGCGAGCAAGCAGCGCCGGCCCCCCGCCCCGCGGCCCCGGGCCCCGGCTCCGGCGCCGTCCCTCCTCCCCGGCCGGGCGCCGCGGCCCCGGCATGAGGAGCGGGCGATGATCCCCGCCAACGCCTCCGCCAGGAAGGGGCCCGAGGGCAAATACCCGCTGCACTACCTCGTGTGGTACAACCGCCACCGCGAGCTGGAGAAGGAGGTCCGCGCCGGCCAG gtgGACATCGAGCAGCTGGATCCCCGCGGCCGGACtcccctgcacctggccaccaCGCTGGGGCACCTTGAGTGTGCCCGTGTGCTCCTGGCGCACGGCGCAGACGTGGGCAGGGAGAATCGCAGCGGCTGGACAG tgcTCCAGGAGGCTGTGAGTACGCGGGATCTGGAGCTGGTGCAGCTGGTGCTGCGGTACCGGGACTACCAGCGGGTGGTGAAGCGGCTGGCGGGCATCCCCGTGCTCCTGGAGAAGCTGCGCAAG GCCCAGGACTTCTACGTGGAGATGAAATGGGAGTTCACTAGCTGGG TGCCCCTGGTGTCCAAGATCTGCCCTAGTGACACCTACAAAGTGTGGAAGAGCGGCCAGAACCTGAGGGTAGACACCACGCTCCTGGGCTTTGACCACATGACCTGGCAGCGAGGGAACCGCAGCTTTGTCTTCAGGGGCCAAG ACACAAGCGCTGTGGTCATGGAAATTGACCACGACCGCCGGGTGGTGTACACAGAGACTCTGGCATTGGCTGGGCAGGACCGGGAGCTGCTACTGGCTGCTGCTCAGCCCACTGAGGAACAGGTGCTGAGCCGGCTCACCGCGCCTGTCGTCACCACGCAGCTTGACACCAAGAATATCTCCTTTGAGAG GAACAAGACTGGCATTCTGGGCTGGCGCAGTGAAAAGACGGAGATGGTGAATGGGTATGAAGCTAAG GTGTATGGAGCATCCAACGTGGAGCTCATCACCCGGACACGGACAGAGCATCTTTCAGAACAGCACAAGGGCAAGGTCAAAG GCTGTAAGACGCCTTTGCAGTCCTTCCTGGGAATCGCTGAGCAGCACGGGGGCCCCCAAAATGGG ACCCTGATTACTCAGACTCTGAGCCAAGCCAACCCCACTGCCATCACTGCAGAAGAATACTTCAACCCCAACTTTGAGCTGGGCAACCGTGATATGGGCCGCCCCATGGAACTGACCACCAAGACACAGAA GTTCAAGGCCAAGCTGTGGCTGTGTGAGGAGCATCCCCTGTCCCTGTGTGAGCAGGTGGCCCCCATCATTGATCTCATGGCCGTCAGCAATGCGCTTTTTGCCAAGCTCCGGGACTTCATCACCCTGCGCCTGCCTCCTGGCTTCCCGGTCAAGATTG AAATCCCCATCTTCCACATCCTCAACGCACGCATCACCTTCGGGAACCTCAACGGCTGTGACGAGCCGGTGCCATCGGTGCGAGGCAGCCCCAGCAGCGAGACGCCTTCCCCAGGCAGCGACTCCTCCAGCGTCAGCAGCTCCAGCTCCACGA CCTCCTGCCGCGGCTGCGAGATCTCCCCGGCGTTGTTCGAGGCCCCGCGCGGCTACAGCGTGATGGGCGGCCAGCGGGAGGCGGCGACCCGCGACGACGATGACGACCTGCTGCAATTCGCCATCCAGCAGAGCCTGCTTGAGGCGGGCAGTGAGTATGACCAG GTCACCATCTGGGAGGCGCTAACCAACAGCAAGCCTGGCACCCACCCCATGTCCTACGAGGGTCGCCGACAGGACAG gagCGCCCCGCCCACGCCGCAGCGCCAGCCTGCGCCCCCGGCGTCAGTGCCCAGCCCTCGGCCCAGCTCAGGGCCAGGTTCCAGCGGCCACGTGTTCCGGAGCTACGACGAGCAGCTGCGGCTGGCGATGGAGCTGTCGGCGCAGGAGCAGGAGGAGCGGCGGCGGCGCGCgcgccaggaggaggaggagctggagcgCATCCTTAGGCTCTCACTGACCGAGCAGTAG
- the CORO6 gene encoding coronin-6 isoform X3, translated as MSRRVVRQSKFRHVFGQAAKADQAYEDIRVSKVTWDSSFCAVNPKFLAIIVEAGGGGAFIVLPLAKTGRVDKNYPLVTGHTAPVLDIDWCPHNDNVIASASDDTTIMVWQIPDYTPMRNITEPIITLEGHSKRVGILSWHPTARNVLLSAGGDNMIIIWNVGTGEVLLSLDDMHPDVIHSVCWNSNGSLLATTCKDKTLRIIDPRKGQVVANNFEEPVALQEMDTSNGVLLPFYDPDSSIVYLCGKGDSSIRYFEITDEPPFVHYLNTFSSKEPQRGMGFMPKRGLDVSKCEIARFYKLHERKCEPIIMTVPRKSDLFQDDLYPDTPGPEPALEADEWLSGQDADPVLISLRDGYVPPKHRELRVTKRNILDVRPPSVPRRSQSSSDAPLSQQHTLETLLEEIKALRERVQAQEQRITALENMLCELVDGTD; from the exons ATGAGCAGACGTGTGGTTCGGCAAAGCAAGTTCCGCCATGTGTTTGGGCAGGCAGCAAAGGCCGACCAGGCCTATGAGGATATCCGtgtgtccaaggtcacatgggACAGCTCCTTCTGTGCCGTCAACCCCAAATTCCTGGCCATTATTGTGGAGGCTGGAGGCGGCGGTGCCTTCATCGTCCTGCCTCTGGCCAAG ACAGGGCGAGTGGATAAGAACTACCCACTGGTCACTGGGCACACTGCCCCTGTGCTGGATATTGACTGGTGTCCACACAATGACAATGTCATCGCCAGTGCCTCAGACGACACCACCATCATG GTGTGGCAGATTCCAGACTATACCCCCATGCGCAACATTACGGAACCTATCATCACACTTGAGGGCCACTCCAAGCGTGTGGGCATCCTCTCCTGGCACCCTACTGCCAGGAATGTCCTGCTCAGTGCAG GTGGTGACAATATGATCATCATCTGGAATGTGGGCACCGGGGAGGTGCTGCTGAGCCTGGATGATATGCACCCAGACGTCATCCACAGTGTGTGCTGGAACAGCAACGGTAGCCTGCTAGCCACCACCTGCAAGGACAAGACCTTGCGCATCATTGACCCCAGAAAAGGCCAAGTGGTGGCG AACAACTTCGAGGAGCCAGTGGCACTGCAGGAGATGGACACAAGCAACGGGGTCCTATTGCCCTTTTACGATCCCGACTCCAGCATCGTCTACCTGTGTGGCAAG GGCGACAGCAGCATTCGGTACTTTGAGATTACCGACGAGCCGCCTTTCGTGCACTACCTGAACACGTTCAGCAGCAAAGAGCCGCAGCGGGGCATGGGTTTCATGCCCAAAAGGGGACTGGATGTCAGCAAGTGTGAGATCGCCCG GTTCTACAAGCTACACGAAAGAAAGTGTGAACCTATCATCATGACTGTGCCCCGCAAG TCAGACCTGTTCCAGGACGATCTGTACCCGGATACGCCGGGCCCGGAGCCGGCCCTAGAAGCGGACGAATGGCTATCCGGTCAGGACGCCGATCCGGTGCTCATTTCGCTGAGGGACGGCTACGTGCCTCCGAAGCACCGCGAGCTCCGGGTCACGAAGCGCAACATCCTGGACGTGCGCCCGCCCTCCGTCCCCCGCCGCAGCCAGTCATCCAGCGACGCCCCCTTGTCG CAGCAGCACACCTTGGAGACGCTGCTGGAGGAGATCAAGGCCCTCCGCGAGCGGGTGCAGGCCCAGGAGCAGCGCATCACGGCTCTGGAGAACATGCTGTGCGAGCTGGTGGACGGCACGGACTAG
- the CORO6 gene encoding coronin-6 isoform X2: protein MSRRVVRQSKFRHVFGQAAKADQAYEDIRVSKVTWDSSFCAVNPKFLAIIVEAGGGGAFIVLPLAKTGRVDKNYPLVTGHTAPVLDIDWCPHNDNVIASASDDTTIMVWQIPDYTPMRNITEPIITLEGHSKRVGILSWHPTARNVLLSAGGDNMIIIWNVGTGEVLLSLDDMHPDVIHSVCWNSNGSLLATTCKDKTLRIIDPRKGQVVAERFAAHEGMRPMRAVFTRQGHIFTTGFTRMSQRELGLWDPNNFEEPVALQEMDTSNGVLLPFYDPDSSIVYLCGKGDSSIRYFEITDEPPFVHYLNTFSSKEPQRGMGFMPKRGLDVSKCEIARFYKLHERKCEPIIMTVPRKSDLFQDDLYPDTPGPEPALEADEWLSGQDADPVLISLRDGYVPPKHRELRVTKRNILDVRPPSVPRRSQSSSDAPLSQHTLETLLEEIKALRERVQAQEQRITALENMLCELVDGTD from the exons ATGAGCAGACGTGTGGTTCGGCAAAGCAAGTTCCGCCATGTGTTTGGGCAGGCAGCAAAGGCCGACCAGGCCTATGAGGATATCCGtgtgtccaaggtcacatgggACAGCTCCTTCTGTGCCGTCAACCCCAAATTCCTGGCCATTATTGTGGAGGCTGGAGGCGGCGGTGCCTTCATCGTCCTGCCTCTGGCCAAG ACAGGGCGAGTGGATAAGAACTACCCACTGGTCACTGGGCACACTGCCCCTGTGCTGGATATTGACTGGTGTCCACACAATGACAATGTCATCGCCAGTGCCTCAGACGACACCACCATCATG GTGTGGCAGATTCCAGACTATACCCCCATGCGCAACATTACGGAACCTATCATCACACTTGAGGGCCACTCCAAGCGTGTGGGCATCCTCTCCTGGCACCCTACTGCCAGGAATGTCCTGCTCAGTGCAG GTGGTGACAATATGATCATCATCTGGAATGTGGGCACCGGGGAGGTGCTGCTGAGCCTGGATGATATGCACCCAGACGTCATCCACAGTGTGTGCTGGAACAGCAACGGTAGCCTGCTAGCCACCACCTGCAAGGACAAGACCTTGCGCATCATTGACCCCAGAAAAGGCCAAGTGGTGGCG gaGAGGTTTGCGGCCCACGAGGGGATGAGGCCCATGCGGGCCGTCTTCACGCGACAGGGCCATATCTTCACCACCGGCTTCACCCGCATGAGCCAGCGAGAGCTGGGCCTGTGGGACCCG AACAACTTCGAGGAGCCAGTGGCACTGCAGGAGATGGACACAAGCAACGGGGTCCTATTGCCCTTTTACGATCCCGACTCCAGCATCGTCTACCTGTGTGGCAAG GGCGACAGCAGCATTCGGTACTTTGAGATTACCGACGAGCCGCCTTTCGTGCACTACCTGAACACGTTCAGCAGCAAAGAGCCGCAGCGGGGCATGGGTTTCATGCCCAAAAGGGGACTGGATGTCAGCAAGTGTGAGATCGCCCG GTTCTACAAGCTACACGAAAGAAAGTGTGAACCTATCATCATGACTGTGCCCCGCAAG TCAGACCTGTTCCAGGACGATCTGTACCCGGATACGCCGGGCCCGGAGCCGGCCCTAGAAGCGGACGAATGGCTATCCGGTCAGGACGCCGATCCGGTGCTCATTTCGCTGAGGGACGGCTACGTGCCTCCGAAGCACCGCGAGCTCCGGGTCACGAAGCGCAACATCCTGGACGTGCGCCCGCCCTCCGTCCCCCGCCGCAGCCAGTCATCCAGCGACGCCCCCTTGTCG CAGCACACCTTGGAGACGCTGCTGGAGGAGATCAAGGCCCTCCGCGAGCGGGTGCAGGCCCAGGAGCAGCGCATCACGGCTCTGGAGAACATGCTGTGCGAGCTGGTGGACGGCACGGACTAG
- the CORO6 gene encoding coronin-6 isoform X4, whose amino-acid sequence MSRRVVRQSKFRHVFGQAAKADQAYEDIRVSKVTWDSSFCAVNPKFLAIIVEAGGGGAFIVLPLAKTGRVDKNYPLVTGHTAPVLDIDWCPHNDNVIASASDDTTIMVWQIPDYTPMRNITEPIITLEGHSKRVGILSWHPTARNVLLSAGGDNMIIIWNVGTGEVLLSLDDMHPDVIHSVCWNSNGSLLATTCKDKTLRIIDPRKGQVVANNFEEPVALQEMDTSNGVLLPFYDPDSSIVYLCGKGDSSIRYFEITDEPPFVHYLNTFSSKEPQRGMGFMPKRGLDVSKCEIARFYKLHERKCEPIIMTVPRKSDLFQDDLYPDTPGPEPALEADEWLSGQDADPVLISLRDGYVPPKHRELRVTKRNILDVRPPSVPRRSQSSSDAPLSQHTLETLLEEIKALRERVQAQEQRITALENMLCELVDGTD is encoded by the exons ATGAGCAGACGTGTGGTTCGGCAAAGCAAGTTCCGCCATGTGTTTGGGCAGGCAGCAAAGGCCGACCAGGCCTATGAGGATATCCGtgtgtccaaggtcacatgggACAGCTCCTTCTGTGCCGTCAACCCCAAATTCCTGGCCATTATTGTGGAGGCTGGAGGCGGCGGTGCCTTCATCGTCCTGCCTCTGGCCAAG ACAGGGCGAGTGGATAAGAACTACCCACTGGTCACTGGGCACACTGCCCCTGTGCTGGATATTGACTGGTGTCCACACAATGACAATGTCATCGCCAGTGCCTCAGACGACACCACCATCATG GTGTGGCAGATTCCAGACTATACCCCCATGCGCAACATTACGGAACCTATCATCACACTTGAGGGCCACTCCAAGCGTGTGGGCATCCTCTCCTGGCACCCTACTGCCAGGAATGTCCTGCTCAGTGCAG GTGGTGACAATATGATCATCATCTGGAATGTGGGCACCGGGGAGGTGCTGCTGAGCCTGGATGATATGCACCCAGACGTCATCCACAGTGTGTGCTGGAACAGCAACGGTAGCCTGCTAGCCACCACCTGCAAGGACAAGACCTTGCGCATCATTGACCCCAGAAAAGGCCAAGTGGTGGCG AACAACTTCGAGGAGCCAGTGGCACTGCAGGAGATGGACACAAGCAACGGGGTCCTATTGCCCTTTTACGATCCCGACTCCAGCATCGTCTACCTGTGTGGCAAG GGCGACAGCAGCATTCGGTACTTTGAGATTACCGACGAGCCGCCTTTCGTGCACTACCTGAACACGTTCAGCAGCAAAGAGCCGCAGCGGGGCATGGGTTTCATGCCCAAAAGGGGACTGGATGTCAGCAAGTGTGAGATCGCCCG GTTCTACAAGCTACACGAAAGAAAGTGTGAACCTATCATCATGACTGTGCCCCGCAAG TCAGACCTGTTCCAGGACGATCTGTACCCGGATACGCCGGGCCCGGAGCCGGCCCTAGAAGCGGACGAATGGCTATCCGGTCAGGACGCCGATCCGGTGCTCATTTCGCTGAGGGACGGCTACGTGCCTCCGAAGCACCGCGAGCTCCGGGTCACGAAGCGCAACATCCTGGACGTGCGCCCGCCCTCCGTCCCCCGCCGCAGCCAGTCATCCAGCGACGCCCCCTTGTCG CAGCACACCTTGGAGACGCTGCTGGAGGAGATCAAGGCCCTCCGCGAGCGGGTGCAGGCCCAGGAGCAGCGCATCACGGCTCTGGAGAACATGCTGTGCGAGCTGGTGGACGGCACGGACTAG
- the CORO6 gene encoding coronin-6 isoform X5, producing MPSPWGWFAVTACGAQRNNFEEPVALQEMDTSNGVLLPFYDPDSSIVYLCGKGDSSIRYFEITDEPPFVHYLNTFSSKEPQRGMGFMPKRGLDVSKCEIARFYKLHERKCEPIIMTVPRKSDLFQDDLYPDTPGPEPALEADEWLSGQDADPVLISLRDGYVPPKHRELRVTKRNILDVRPPSVPRRSQSSSDAPLSQHTLETLLEEIKALRERVQAQEQRITALENMLCELVDGTD from the exons ATGCCGAGTCCCTGGGGGTGGTTTGCTGTGACTGCATGCGGCGCGCAGCGG AACAACTTCGAGGAGCCAGTGGCACTGCAGGAGATGGACACAAGCAACGGGGTCCTATTGCCCTTTTACGATCCCGACTCCAGCATCGTCTACCTGTGTGGCAAG GGCGACAGCAGCATTCGGTACTTTGAGATTACCGACGAGCCGCCTTTCGTGCACTACCTGAACACGTTCAGCAGCAAAGAGCCGCAGCGGGGCATGGGTTTCATGCCCAAAAGGGGACTGGATGTCAGCAAGTGTGAGATCGCCCG GTTCTACAAGCTACACGAAAGAAAGTGTGAACCTATCATCATGACTGTGCCCCGCAAG TCAGACCTGTTCCAGGACGATCTGTACCCGGATACGCCGGGCCCGGAGCCGGCCCTAGAAGCGGACGAATGGCTATCCGGTCAGGACGCCGATCCGGTGCTCATTTCGCTGAGGGACGGCTACGTGCCTCCGAAGCACCGCGAGCTCCGGGTCACGAAGCGCAACATCCTGGACGTGCGCCCGCCCTCCGTCCCCCGCCGCAGCCAGTCATCCAGCGACGCCCCCTTGTCG CAGCACACCTTGGAGACGCTGCTGGAGGAGATCAAGGCCCTCCGCGAGCGGGTGCAGGCCCAGGAGCAGCGCATCACGGCTCTGGAGAACATGCTGTGCGAGCTGGTGGACGGCACGGACTAG
- the CORO6 gene encoding coronin-6 isoform X1: protein MSRRVVRQSKFRHVFGQAAKADQAYEDIRVSKVTWDSSFCAVNPKFLAIIVEAGGGGAFIVLPLAKTGRVDKNYPLVTGHTAPVLDIDWCPHNDNVIASASDDTTIMVWQIPDYTPMRNITEPIITLEGHSKRVGILSWHPTARNVLLSAGGDNMIIIWNVGTGEVLLSLDDMHPDVIHSVCWNSNGSLLATTCKDKTLRIIDPRKGQVVAERFAAHEGMRPMRAVFTRQGHIFTTGFTRMSQRELGLWDPNNFEEPVALQEMDTSNGVLLPFYDPDSSIVYLCGKGDSSIRYFEITDEPPFVHYLNTFSSKEPQRGMGFMPKRGLDVSKCEIARFYKLHERKCEPIIMTVPRKSDLFQDDLYPDTPGPEPALEADEWLSGQDADPVLISLRDGYVPPKHRELRVTKRNILDVRPPSVPRRSQSSSDAPLSQQHTLETLLEEIKALRERVQAQEQRITALENMLCELVDGTD from the exons ATGAGCAGACGTGTGGTTCGGCAAAGCAAGTTCCGCCATGTGTTTGGGCAGGCAGCAAAGGCCGACCAGGCCTATGAGGATATCCGtgtgtccaaggtcacatgggACAGCTCCTTCTGTGCCGTCAACCCCAAATTCCTGGCCATTATTGTGGAGGCTGGAGGCGGCGGTGCCTTCATCGTCCTGCCTCTGGCCAAG ACAGGGCGAGTGGATAAGAACTACCCACTGGTCACTGGGCACACTGCCCCTGTGCTGGATATTGACTGGTGTCCACACAATGACAATGTCATCGCCAGTGCCTCAGACGACACCACCATCATG GTGTGGCAGATTCCAGACTATACCCCCATGCGCAACATTACGGAACCTATCATCACACTTGAGGGCCACTCCAAGCGTGTGGGCATCCTCTCCTGGCACCCTACTGCCAGGAATGTCCTGCTCAGTGCAG GTGGTGACAATATGATCATCATCTGGAATGTGGGCACCGGGGAGGTGCTGCTGAGCCTGGATGATATGCACCCAGACGTCATCCACAGTGTGTGCTGGAACAGCAACGGTAGCCTGCTAGCCACCACCTGCAAGGACAAGACCTTGCGCATCATTGACCCCAGAAAAGGCCAAGTGGTGGCG gaGAGGTTTGCGGCCCACGAGGGGATGAGGCCCATGCGGGCCGTCTTCACGCGACAGGGCCATATCTTCACCACCGGCTTCACCCGCATGAGCCAGCGAGAGCTGGGCCTGTGGGACCCG AACAACTTCGAGGAGCCAGTGGCACTGCAGGAGATGGACACAAGCAACGGGGTCCTATTGCCCTTTTACGATCCCGACTCCAGCATCGTCTACCTGTGTGGCAAG GGCGACAGCAGCATTCGGTACTTTGAGATTACCGACGAGCCGCCTTTCGTGCACTACCTGAACACGTTCAGCAGCAAAGAGCCGCAGCGGGGCATGGGTTTCATGCCCAAAAGGGGACTGGATGTCAGCAAGTGTGAGATCGCCCG GTTCTACAAGCTACACGAAAGAAAGTGTGAACCTATCATCATGACTGTGCCCCGCAAG TCAGACCTGTTCCAGGACGATCTGTACCCGGATACGCCGGGCCCGGAGCCGGCCCTAGAAGCGGACGAATGGCTATCCGGTCAGGACGCCGATCCGGTGCTCATTTCGCTGAGGGACGGCTACGTGCCTCCGAAGCACCGCGAGCTCCGGGTCACGAAGCGCAACATCCTGGACGTGCGCCCGCCCTCCGTCCCCCGCCGCAGCCAGTCATCCAGCGACGCCCCCTTGTCG CAGCAGCACACCTTGGAGACGCTGCTGGAGGAGATCAAGGCCCTCCGCGAGCGGGTGCAGGCCCAGGAGCAGCGCATCACGGCTCTGGAGAACATGCTGTGCGAGCTGGTGGACGGCACGGACTAG